The following is a genomic window from bacterium.
ATGACTTCAATAGACCGAGAAAATATCACGAAGCTTATCAGAGGTGCCAATCAATCCCCTGTTTCGCAAACTCAAAACACCCTGCAAACCCCAAAATCAGTGGCTTTATCGGAAAATACCGATGAAACAGGTGTGATTCTCAATACAAGAACCCGACTCTCTCCTGAGCAAGCTGATAGTCTTGCTCACGAGCTCCAACATCAGCTTACCCACCAAAGCACTCCCCTTGATACTCTCAGTCCCATGCTCAATGAGGAGCGGGTAAAAGCACTCCTGTCGTCTGATGATGAATAAGTCTTGTCTTCTGACCTATCCACAGTAACATCAAGGCATGTTTCCACGCCCTAGTAAGGGGAACTCAATCCCCTCTTATGCCGAGCTCATTCATCAGAACGCCATATTGGGGTGTGGTACTTGGTCAGGATGGGAACAGATTACGTTCCGTTCTCAACCTGAGCTGATTTGGTATCACTCATCGGTTCAGGACATACTGTTCAATTCAGTGCTCCATTCGGATATGACGCTAGACAGCTTTAGGAGAAACCTTGAAACTGTCAGTGATTACTGTAACAAGGCAAACTGCTCTATCGCATGGCTTGTTTCAAATCCTGCAATCCTGACGAATACGCATCGAGCACTATTTGAAGAATATTCTTTCCAAGAAAAATCGGGTACAACAGGAATGTATCTTCAGCTGGCCGAGCCTGACACACAGCTCATAGTCGCGCCGAAGGAGTCTGAAGACAACTCACAAGAACAGATAGAGATTGTTTGTGACAACAGCACACTGCGTGAATGGACAGAGACTCTCATCCGTAGCTATCACTTTCCTGTCACATTAATAGAATCGTGGTATCAGCTCCATGAAGCGATCGGCTATCGGAGTGCCGATTCCGCTAAAAATGCAAAGAGCCAGATAGCCGACTCCCTGTGGGAACACTATATACTTCGAAGTGGCAATGATGTCGTTGCCACTGGTTCAATTCTTTGTGGACAGGGAGAACATCAGTCGAGCTTCGCTAATCTTGCTGTATTACCCGAACGGCGCGGAGGTGGATACGGCTCTCGACTTGCCCGGTTTTGTCTATCAAAACTCAGAGAATACGGCTATGCAACCGTTACTCTGTATGCATCACAAGATGCATATAATCTCTATACTCGGCTCGGCTTTTCAACGAGCTACCGAAATACTTTCTTTATTCGCTAGCATGGCCATACACTATCATTAGTACGGTACTGATGGCTGACTTTTTGAAGACTCAGAGAAAAACTCTTCATTGATACCGGCTTCTTTCAGCTGAGAAGAAAGCTGTATATCTAATGCTAGCAGTCGCGCGAGCACTGCTCTCATCAGTCGACTCGCTCCAAAACGAAAATGTTCAGAGCAAAGAACACTTTGTCCTAAAATCTGTTGATGAAGCCGCATAAAGCGCAAAGCGGTTTCCACATCTCCGATACCACCTGAGTACTTGATGCCAGGAACATGTCCAAGCAACTCTTGATAA
Proteins encoded in this region:
- a CDS encoding N-acetyltransferase, which codes for MFPRPSKGNSIPSYAELIHQNAILGCGTWSGWEQITFRSQPELIWYHSSVQDILFNSVLHSDMTLDSFRRNLETVSDYCNKANCSIAWLVSNPAILTNTHRALFEEYSFQEKSGTTGMYLQLAEPDTQLIVAPKESEDNSQEQIEIVCDNSTLREWTETLIRSYHFPVTLIESWYQLHEAIGYRSADSAKNAKSQIADSLWEHYILRSGNDVVATGSILCGQGEHQSSFANLAVLPERRGGGYGSRLARFCLSKLREYGYATVTLYASQDAYNLYTRLGFSTSYRNTFFIR